In Carya illinoinensis cultivar Pawnee chromosome 16, C.illinoinensisPawnee_v1, whole genome shotgun sequence, a single window of DNA contains:
- the LOC122298749 gene encoding probable carbohydrate esterase At4g34215, translated as MFLSFIFFVFVPGVGNVMPGGPSGHKPNNIFLLAGQSNMAGRGGVYNDTKTNLLKWDGKVPPQCTPTPNILALSLNKTWDIARDPLHKEIDNLKTCGVGPGMPFSNEILAKRPDLGVIGLVPCAIGGTKIENWQKGTTLYNQLVDRARAARESDGNIRVLLWYLGESDCGEQDSMLYKGRLEKFFNDVRQDLNSPDLPIILVVISAGEGNFLRNVRDAQLNINLKNVVHVDAMGLTLLPDHLHLDTKSVVSIGQKLADSFLNNFYH; from the exons ATGTTTCTTTCCTTCATCTTCTTTGTATTTGTTCCTGGTGTTGGGAATGTTATGCCCGGAGGGCCCTCCGGGCATAAACCCAACAACATATTCCTTTTAGCAGGACAAAGCAACATGGCTGGACGTGGAGGCGTTTACAATGACACCAAAACCAACTTGCTCAAGTGGGATGGAAAAGTTCCTCCACAATGCACTCCCACTCCCAACATCCTCGCACTATCTTTAAACAAGACTTGGGACATAGCCCGTGATCCCCTCCATAAGGAAATTGATAATTTGAAGACCTGCGGGGTGGGACCAGGCATGCCTTTTTCCAATGAAATATTGGCAAAACGTCCAGACTTAGGAGTGATTGGTCTAGTCCCTTGCGCAATAGGAGGAACAAAGATAGAAAATTGGCAAAAGGGTACTACACTATACAATCAGTTGGTAGATAGGGCAAGAGCTGCAAGGGAAAGCGATGGAAATATTCGTGTGCTGCTTTGGTATCTCGGAGAGAGTGATTGTGGAGAGCAAGACTCCATGCTCTATAAGGGAAGGCTAGAGAAGTTCTTCAATGATGTTCGACAAGATCTCAACTCTCCAGACCTTCCTATTATCttg GTTGTAATTTCTGCTGGAGAAGGAAACTTCCTAAGAAATGTAAGAGATGCTCAGCTGAATATAAACCTGAAGAATGTTGTGCACGTTGATGCCATGGGCTTAACCCTATTACCAGATCATTTGCATTTGGATACAAAGTCTGTTGTTAGCATTGGTCAGAAGCTAGCTGATAGTTTTCTAAACAACTTTTACCATTAG
- the LOC122298750 gene encoding probable carbohydrate esterase At4g34215 gives MFLSFIFFVFVPGVGNVMPGGLSGHKPNNIFLLAGQSNMAGRGGVYNDTKTNLLKWDGKVPPQCTPTPNILTLSLNKTWDIARDPLHKEIDNLKTCGVGPGMPFSNEILAKRIDLGVIGLVPCAIGGTKIESWQKGTTLYNQLVDRARAARESGGNIRALLWYQGESDCGEQDSMLYKGRLEKFFNDVRQDLNSPNLPIILVVISAGEGNFLTNVRDAQLNINLKNVVHVDAMGLTLLPDHLHLDTKSAVSIGQKLADSFLNNFYH, from the exons ATGTTTCTTTCCTTCATCTTCTTTGTATTTGTTCCTGGTGTTGGGAATGTTATGCCCGGAGGGCTCTCCGGGCATAAACCCAACAACATATTCCTTTTAGCAGGACAAAGCAACATGGCTGGACGTGGAGGTGTTTACAATGACACCAAAACCAACTTGCTCAAGTGGGATGGAAAAGTTCCTCCACAATGCACTCCCACTCCCAACATCCTCACACTATCATTAAACAAGACTTGGGACATAGCTCGTGATCCTCTCCATAAGGAAATTGATAATTTGAAGACCTGCGGGGTAGGACCAGGCATGCCTTTTTCCAATGAAATATTGGCAAAACGTATAGACTTAGGAGTGATTGGTCTGGTCCCTTGCGCAATAGGAGGAACAAAGATAGAAAGTTGGCAAAAGGGTACTACACTATACAATCAGTTGGTGGATAGGGCAAGAGCTGCAAGGGAAAGTGGTGGAAATATTCGTGCTCTGCTTTGGTATCAAGGAGAGAGTGATTGTGGAGAGCAAGACTCCATGCTCTATAAGGGAAGGTTGGAGAAGTTCTTCAATGATGTTAGACAAGATCTCAACTCTCCTAACCTCCCTATTATCttg GTTGTAATTTCTGCTGGAGAAGGAAACTTCCTAACAAATGTAAGAGATGCTCAGCTAAATATAAACCTGAAGAATGTTGTGCACGTTGATGCCATGGGCTTGACCCTATTACCAGATCATTTGCATTTGGATACAAAGTCTGCTGTTAGCATTGGTCAAAAGCTAGCTGATAGTTTTCTAAACAACTTTTACCATTAG